From a single Nicotiana tomentosiformis chromosome 2, ASM39032v3, whole genome shotgun sequence genomic region:
- the LOC138905875 gene encoding uncharacterized protein, giving the protein MANNDDNEVEADTRIVVEETVEDNRGRRFNLNRPLIEDQFENALPRPGRALGDYDRPVYNQGLSSVRPAPIAANNFELKQDFWDGLTPTSRRTLSNAIGGPFMKKTPAEIVKILDELSEYSNQWPSESVEIRKSIGVHQVDATTSVQERGAPGFQNQQRQQYQSPQSNQSSMEDIMKTFIIKIDERLDAHDAATLMSERDPGTLSANTERNPKETVNDVTLRSGQVLKDLTPIQKYMRHEKKSWEQQKSGVEKKKEEKSRREEPEMSKLMPGLPFPQKLSREKLDKQFERFLDVLKWVHVNLPFTEVLSQMPAYAKFLKEVLMKKRKIEETSVVKLTEHCNAILQNKLPQKCGDPGSFTIPCTLGTTNFGKSLCDSGASINLMPISTYRKLEKEI; this is encoded by the exons ATGGCTAATAACGATGACAATGAGGTAGAGGCAGATACAAGGATAGTTGTTGAGGAAACTGTCGAAGACAATaggggtcgaagattcaatctaaatcgacCCTTGATTGAAGACCAATTCGAGAATGCGCTACCAAGGCCTGGTAGAGCATTGGGTGACTATGAcagaccagtctacaatcaaggattgtcAAGTGTTAGACCAGCTCCAATTGCAGCCaataatttcgagttgaagcaag atttttgggatggattgacaccgacctcgcgtagaacattgagcaatgcaatTGGAGGCCCTtttatgaagaagactccagcgGAGATAGTTaaaattcttgatgagttatctgaatattctaatcagtggccctctgagagtgtggaaataagaaaatcaataggtgttcaccaagttgatgctactacATCTGTGCAA GAAAGAGGAGCTCCAGGttttcaaaatcagcagaggcagcagtATCAATCTCCACAGTCGAATCAATCCAGCATGGAAGATATTATGAAGACCTTCATTATCAAGATAGATGAGAGGCTTGATGCCCATGATGCAG CCACTCTAATGTCTGAGAGAGACCCAGGAACACTCTCGGCTAATACAGAAAGAAATCCTAAAGAGACAGTAAATGATGTAactttgagaagtgggcaagtgttgaaagatctcaCTCCAATCCAAAAATATATGAGACATGAAAAAAAAAGCTGGGAGCAGCAGAAGAGTGGTGtcgaaaagaagaaggaagaaaaatcgaGAAGGGAAGAACCTGAGATGAGCAAGCTTATGCCTGggctaccttttccccaaaagctaagtagagaaaagctggacaagcagttcgagagatttctggatgtgtTGAAATgggttcatgtaaacttaccattcacagaagtgctctcacagaTGCCTgcttatgctaaattcttgaaaGAGGTCCTtatgaagaagaggaaaatagaggagacctcagtggtcaagctcacagagcattgcaacgcgatattgcaaaataaactcccacaaaagtgtggagatccagggagttttaccatACCTTGCACTTTAGGCACTACTAATTTTGGTAAGtctctatgtgattctggtgcctcaattaatctaatgcctATATCTACTTACAGGAAACTAGAGAAGGAGATttga